From Ancylothrix sp. D3o:
AGAGGTCAAATTAACCTAAAATATTAAGCATGACTGGCAGCAATCCAAAATAAACTATCTACCAAAATTGTACTTAAAACTGCACCGCCAAAAGCCCACCAATAAAGTTGTTTTGAACGCAAGGGAACAATACCGGCTACTAGAAGAATAATCAGTAAAACTGCGGCGCTACTGACTCCGAAAGGAGTTCGCACTTGGGCTGTAGCATTTTGCAAAATAGGCAAAGCAAGTGCAGGATCAACTTGCATAATATGACGCCAGTGAGGAATCAAACCGGCTAAGTAAAAATATAAATCGGTAATAGCTGTGCCAAAAAGCGAACCGAGATAAAACCAACTTCCGACTAACAATTGGCGGCGATACAAACACCACAAAGCAATCGGCAGACAAAGGGCTTCTACTGGTAAATGCACTGTCGGTTCCCAGCGTAACCAGCCCCAATATATGGAACCGCACAACCAAGAGCCGGTGAAACCCAGCAGTAAATCACCCCAGACGTGGGTTTTGGGGCGCGATAACAGCGTCCAGCCCAACCCTACCCAACCGGCAGTTAACAGCAAGCTGAGAGTCGGAAACGCTCGGACGAGGGGGGCTTGGAAAAACACCGGCACTGAGACGAGAAAAACAGCGGCTGCAAAGATTTTCCAAGATTCGCTTAATATAACTTTACCCGGCACAACAGCGGAAAAAGGGCTGTCAGTCTTGGCTGGTAGCGGGTTTGAGGGGTAAGAGGGCAGAGTTTGGTTTAACAAGGTTTCTTTAATTTTCTTTACTTAACTTAATGTAATGTAAGATATCACAAAAATATCCCCCTAGGGGGCATTTCTCTTAAATAAATTTTAGCCCATATCATCAAACTCTACAAATCAGCTAGTATCGTTGCTGGCAAGTGGTCTTTTTTTTGGCAACTACAAAGGAGTCGCTGGGTATGAGTTTATTACGCGCTAAGTTTTTGATGTGGTTGGCTGGCGGGGTGTTGTTGAGTGTGCCGGTGAAGTTGCTGGCGCAAACACCGGTGCCGGTGGGGGGGGATACCGGTTCTCCTAATATTGATGTTTTCGAGGCGCTGCTTTTGGGCATTGTCCAAGGGTTGACGGAGTTTTTGCCGATCAGCAGTACGGCGCATTTAAAAGTTGTGCCGGTTGTTTTTGGTTGGGGTGATCCAGGGGTGGCTTATACCGCTGTTATTCAATTAGGCAGTATTGCAGCCGTTTTATGGTATTTCTGGAAGGATATAACCAATGTTGTCAGCGGTTCTATTCAGGCTATTCTGCGCCGAGAATATGATAGCCACGAGTTTCAAATAGGCTTGGGTATTGTGTTAGGAAGTGTTCCTATTATTATTGGTGGGCTTTTAATTAAAATATTGATTCCTGATTTTGATAATTCTCCTTTACGCAGTTTGGCAGCGATTGCTTGTGCTTCCATTTTTATGTCTTTACTTTTGGCAGTTGCCGAGAAAGTAGGCAAACGCAAACGCGATTACAATCAACTGGTTTTAAAAGATGGTATTTTAATGGGTTTGGCACAAGCGATAGCTTTAATTCCTGGCTGTTCTCGTTCGGGTTCAACACTGACAGCAGGATTGTTTTTAGGGTTAGAAAGGGCGGCGGCGGCGCGGTTTTCATTTTTGTTAGGAATTCCGGCAATTACCTTAGCCGGTTTGGTAGAAATGAAGGATGCAATTAAGCAAATTCCAGCGGTGGGCCCGCTTCCTTTAATTGTGGGGATTGTTTCGGCGGGCGTGGTTTCTTATGCTTGTATTGCTTGGTTATTAAAGTTTCTCCAAACTCAAAATACTTGGCTTTTTGTTTGGTATAGATTGCTTTTTGGTGTGGTGATTTTGGGGGCAATTTTGACGGGAATTTTGCCCAATAGTTAACTACCCAGCTTTTGAAAAAATCCGCTCAAAAACAAAGCGCTCGCCTTGTGGGCTTTTAATGTTTACAAGCGGCGCTCAAACGTTGTAAAATAAAAAGAAACACGAAAAAAGATGGATATTGAACGGTGGACAGATGAACGATTAGACCGGCTGGCAGATGCGGTGAGCCAAGTTTTGATTGCGCCTCAGCAAAAAAGTCTCGAAAGTTTTAATCAAACTGTAGTCTATCTTGCTGCTGGTTTTGCTTCTACAAATGCAGGGGGGAAGGTGTAAAAAGACATGATTGTTTTTGGATTAAGAAGGTAAGTATAAATAATTTTTGATGTCTTTTGCAACAATTAATTTTAAAAGAAAATGAGTGAATCTACAGTGAAACCGGCCTTAATTACAAAAGTTATTCCTGATTCAATTGCCGCTGAAATTGGCTTTGAGCCTGGGGATAAAATTGTGGCGATTAATGGTGAGCGTCCGCGAGATTTGATTGATTATAATTTTTTGTGTGCGGATGAGTTTTTAGAGTTGGAGGTGTTGGATGCGAAGGGGAAAACGCATAAGTTAGAACTTGAAAAAGATTATGATGAGGATTTGGGTTTAGAGTTTGAGTCGGCTTTGTTTGATGGGTTGATGCAGTGTAATAATCGTTGTCCGTTTTGTTTTATTGATCAGCAGCCTCCTGGGAAGCGAGAAACGCTTTATTTACGGGATGATGATTATCGATTGAGTTTTCTTTATGGGTCTTATTTAACTTTAACAAATTTAACACAAAAGGAATGGTTTAGAATTGAGATGATGCGGCTTTCTCCGCTTTATGTTTCTGTTCATGCAACAGAGGCTGAGGTGAGAATTCGTTTGCTAAAAAATGAGCGTGCTGGGAAGATTTTGGAACAGTTAAAATGGTTTCAGGAACGGCGTTTACAAATTCATGCTCAGGTGGTGGTTTGTCCGGGGATTAATGATGGTGTACATTTGGAAAGAACGCTGAGAGATTTGGCGAGTTTTCATAAGGGAAAGGTGCCGGCGGTGGCGTCGGTGGCGGTTGTGCCGGTGGGGTTGACAAAATTTAGGCCGGTGGAGGATGAGTTGGTGCCGGTGACTCCTGAAAAGGCGCGGGAAGTTATTACTCAAGTGCAGAATTTACAGAAAGAATTACGGGGGAAAAAGAAGGGTAATTGTATTTGGTTGGCTGATGAATGGTTTTTGATTGCTGGGGAAGATTTACCACCGGCTTCTTTTTATGAGGATTACCCGCAAATTGGTAATGGTGTGGGTTCTATTCGTCAGTTTTTAAGTCAGTTTGAGGAGGCTTTTGAGCGGTTGCGGGTGCCGGTTGTTTCGCCTCCTCGTCGGTTAATTTGGGTGGTTGGTAATGCTGTGGAGAAGGCGTTTTTGCCGGTTGTTGAAAAGTTGAATTCAGTTGAGGGTTTGCAGGTGGAAATGGTGGCGATTAATAGTGATTATTGGGGGCAAAAGATTACGGTGACTGGGTTGTTGACGGGTGAGGATTTGTTGCGGAATTTAGAGGGGAGAAATTTGGGGGATGGAATTTTGTTACCTTCGGTTATGTTGAAGGCTGGGGATAGTTTGTTTTTGGA
This genomic window contains:
- a CDS encoding DUF3120 domain-containing protein, which gives rise to MLNQTLPSYPSNPLPAKTDSPFSAVVPGKVILSESWKIFAAAVFLVSVPVFFQAPLVRAFPTLSLLLTAGWVGLGWTLLSRPKTHVWGDLLLGFTGSWLCGSIYWGWLRWEPTVHLPVEALCLPIALWCLYRRQLLVGSWFYLGSLFGTAITDLYFYLAGLIPHWRHIMQVDPALALPILQNATAQVRTPFGVSSAAVLLIILLVAGIVPLRSKQLYWWAFGGAVLSTILVDSLFWIAASHA
- a CDS encoding undecaprenyl-diphosphate phosphatase, which encodes MSLLRAKFLMWLAGGVLLSVPVKLLAQTPVPVGGDTGSPNIDVFEALLLGIVQGLTEFLPISSTAHLKVVPVVFGWGDPGVAYTAVIQLGSIAAVLWYFWKDITNVVSGSIQAILRREYDSHEFQIGLGIVLGSVPIIIGGLLIKILIPDFDNSPLRSLAAIACASIFMSLLLAVAEKVGKRKRDYNQLVLKDGILMGLAQAIALIPGCSRSGSTLTAGLFLGLERAAAARFSFLLGIPAITLAGLVEMKDAIKQIPAVGPLPLIVGIVSAGVVSYACIAWLLKFLQTQNTWLFVWYRLLFGVVILGAILTGILPNS
- a CDS encoding TIGR03279 family radical SAM protein, whose protein sequence is MSESTVKPALITKVIPDSIAAEIGFEPGDKIVAINGERPRDLIDYNFLCADEFLELEVLDAKGKTHKLELEKDYDEDLGLEFESALFDGLMQCNNRCPFCFIDQQPPGKRETLYLRDDDYRLSFLYGSYLTLTNLTQKEWFRIEMMRLSPLYVSVHATEAEVRIRLLKNERAGKILEQLKWFQERRLQIHAQVVVCPGINDGVHLERTLRDLASFHKGKVPAVASVAVVPVGLTKFRPVEDELVPVTPEKAREVITQVQNLQKELRGKKKGNCIWLADEWFLIAGEDLPPASFYEDYPQIGNGVGSIRQFLSQFEEAFERLRVPVVSPPRRLIWVVGNAVEKAFLPVVEKLNSVEGLQVEMVAINSDYWGQKITVTGLLTGEDLLRNLEGRNLGDGILLPSVMLKAGDSLFLDDLRVDDVAEKLGVKIRPVSGVEGLIEGCLEW